Proteins encoded together in one Nocardioides marinisabuli window:
- a CDS encoding carbon-nitrogen hydrolase family protein yields MTTLRVALVQEASDTDPGANRARLEQLVPEGHDLVVLPEAFARDFGPAGSDVSADAEPVDGPFGSELARVAHERRTTVVAGMFETGPDPERPWNTLLVRGAAQAEYRKIHLYDSFGYRESDRLSAGEPTPAVFEVGGVKVGLMTCYDLRFPELARLLVDAGAELLVVPAAWVAGERKVEHWRTLLRARAIENTVYVAAAGQPAPRYSGHSMLVDPLGDVLAEAGDDAGLVAGVVDLARLAEARRTNPSLANRRL; encoded by the coding sequence ATGACCACGCTGCGCGTCGCCCTGGTCCAGGAGGCCTCCGACACCGACCCCGGGGCCAACCGTGCCCGCCTCGAGCAGCTGGTGCCCGAGGGGCACGACCTGGTGGTGCTGCCCGAGGCCTTCGCCCGCGACTTCGGCCCGGCCGGTTCCGACGTCAGCGCCGACGCAGAACCTGTCGACGGGCCGTTCGGCTCCGAGCTGGCCCGGGTCGCGCACGAGCGGCGTACGACGGTCGTGGCGGGCATGTTCGAGACCGGACCCGACCCCGAGCGGCCGTGGAACACCCTGCTGGTGCGCGGCGCGGCGCAGGCGGAGTACCGCAAGATCCACCTCTACGACTCCTTCGGCTACCGGGAGTCCGACCGGCTCAGCGCCGGCGAGCCGACCCCGGCGGTCTTCGAGGTCGGCGGGGTCAAGGTCGGGCTGATGACCTGCTACGACCTGCGCTTCCCCGAGCTCGCGCGCCTGCTGGTCGACGCGGGCGCCGAGCTGCTGGTGGTCCCGGCGGCCTGGGTGGCCGGCGAGCGCAAGGTCGAGCACTGGCGCACCCTGCTGCGCGCCCGCGCCATCGAGAACACGGTGTACGTCGCCGCCGCCGGCCAGCCCGCGCCGCGCTACAGCGGCCACTCGATGCTGGTCGACCCCCTGGGCGACGTGCTCGCCGAGGCCGGCGACGACGCCGGCCTGGTCGCGGGTGTGGTGGACCTCGCTCGGCTGGCCGAGGCGCGGCGCACCAACCCGTCGCTGGCCAACCGTCGGTTGTAG
- a CDS encoding biotin/lipoyl-binding carrier protein has translation MAREQVTQIVAEMVANVLEVAVAAGEHVEVGDTVVLLESMKMEIPVIAELAGTVVAIKVAPGDVVQEGDLLLTLTR, from the coding sequence GTGGCTCGCGAACAGGTGACGCAGATCGTGGCGGAGATGGTGGCCAACGTGCTCGAGGTGGCCGTGGCCGCGGGGGAGCACGTCGAGGTCGGCGACACCGTGGTGCTGCTGGAGTCGATGAAGATGGAGATCCCCGTCATCGCCGAGCTCGCCGGCACCGTCGTGGCGATCAAGGTCGCCCCCGGCGACGTCGTCCAGGAGGGCGACCTGCTGCTCACCCTCACCCGCTGA